DNA sequence from the Vicia villosa cultivar HV-30 ecotype Madison, WI linkage group LG3, Vvil1.0, whole genome shotgun sequence genome:
GAGTTGTACTTCATCTTTGGGACGGACCTACTACGAAAGAAATAAtgtaaatcaaataattattattgtttataatattaactaaattaattGAATAATGTTGTTGACTTACTTTGTCGCGTATGGGAACTTAAATGGCCTGTTGTTGACGGGGGCGAATGTCGGCATCCTCGACCAACCCAATGTTTGAAGCAAAAAAGTGCAGGAATAAAACGAACAAGTATCATTATATGCGCTTTTACACAAAGAGCTGTATAGATGGGCCAAAACAATTGAACCCTAACTATATGTGTTTATTTTATCGAAATCACGTAACAACGGTAAATACATGAGATTTACAGTATTACTAGttgtttcaagaaatgaaaaATTACCAAATAATATCTTAATATAACACTAAgccttaattattttttcttcctcgGTGGAATCCTCCGTTAAAGTTAGATTCGTGTATTATTCATTTAGGAGCTTGAGATTAATACATTGGCCCCTAGCATTCATTTCAATTAGAGGAGCACCAATGGTTCCTCACATATGGCATTGTCTTGATTGACTCGGCCGTAAACAACCTTACCTTCGACGGGAAGACCTAATAACATGTATACGTCCTCAagagtgacggtacattcactGCATGATAGATGAAAGGTGTGTGTTTCGGGCCTCCATCTTTACACCATGGCCGGAATAAATTTAtaatcaacatgataattttcAATGTTGATAACATGTCCAAAACCAGCAAGCTACAAATATGGTTCAATAAGTACATCGTGTTCGACGTAGTCGTGTACACAACAATGAAATCTTGCGGTAtcctaaaataaataaagaaaagcaTAGTTAAGGAATAAATTTATAAAACTTAAagttataaaaaatcaaaaacttACGAAGGGTCAATGTTTTCAACAGTTCCTCTGTGTTGGTCGCCCATTGTTAAGAGAGTCGTTTTTTCTTGCAAGATATTTAGTGTTGTTTGATGAGTTTATAGGAGGGTGTAACACATGCATGTGATCAATTCATGCATACAGAAAAATTGCAGTCATGCGCCATTCCAAATGACTTGTCCTCTTCAATTTGTACACATATGCCAACCTAGGTGGCGCCACCCTATTAAAATGCATGCAAACTGCACACTACATGTAGAATAGGATGAAGGCTAGGGTATGCATGGGCAGACTATGTGCAAGATTCTTTTTCACATGACAAGCCATTCACTTTGGCACATGAGAGCAAATTTAAGAGCATACACCATTCCCTATGGCGCCTATGCACACTTTTTAGGAGGATGCGCCATTCTCTTTGGCGCATCTGTGTATTTTTCTTGCATGCAAATGTTTCATTCATACTCCTCTATTTAAATACATTCTACCTATCTTGCATCAATATCAAATTACTTACATCAGTCTATCCAAAACACACACCATCACCAAACGAAATTCACACAAAATTAACCATACACAATATTATATTATCGATGCTCATGTAAACGGTGAGATGTTTGATTATGCAATGTTCAATTTTAGTTTTCGTAACACCGATGTTCTCTGTTATAAGATAAACAGTAGAGCAGGCTATGCATATTTCAAATAAAAACTAGAGGTTAAATTACAGTCAGGTCTGAATTTTCAAATTAGTTACAGGAGTCCATTCGTATTTGACAACAACCAAGTCAGATATTTTCAAGTCAAGATTCGCGATGATGATGATGTTCAGGGTATGTTCCAGATTCATGAACATTTGGGATTTAACAAAATTGAGATATATGTTTTACAAAAACTACCGCAATAGTCTCAAGTTGTTGATCCCTcgcaagtttttgaagaaaatgaCGACGACGACCACACCGAAGTCGATTTTATCGACGAAGAAGAAGTAGATGAGACACTAGTTGATGCCATGGTCACTGATGACGCTACAGACCAAGAGCACGAGCCATTACATGCGAGCCATGTGTATGAACCACAGGTTCACATGACAAACTTGGGCTTAGAAGAAGACGAACCAGCCTCAAATATATTTCACAATCCTTACAGGCAAACCGAAGGGGATTTAAAAGTCGGAGACCGATTTCGTACAAATTAAGAATGTGTGCAGGCTATAAGAAAGTATCACTTGGAAATATCAGCTGACTTCTCTATAAATTGCACCAACTCAGGGAGGTACATCATTTTATATCGTCTAAAACTAATTTTCCCATTTCGGCTAACTGTATCTTACAAGAAGAGAAGTGATTCCTGGGAAATATGTACTATTGATCCACTCCACACTTGCATCACAACCGTTCCGACGAAGGATCATCAGAAACTTAGCTCTTAATTAATATGCCATGAAATCTTGTCTCTCATTAGTAAAGATCCATCATTGAAGGTGAGTACAATCATTTCTCACATAGTTACAAGATTCAATTATAATTCCTCTTATAGGAAAGGATGGATTGTTAGAACTTAAGTTGTTGAACTTGTATACGACAACTGGGAGGATTCATAAAAGAACTTCCAAGATTTGTTATAGCACTCAAGTATTTGGCTCCGGGAACTATTTTAGTCTAGAAACACTCCCCGCCTTTTCGCCAGACATAACTTGTGTTAGTGGAAATATAATATTTCATCGACTGTTCTGGGCATATGAACCATGCATAAAAGGCTTTGCATTCTTCAAATCTATTATACAAATAGATGGGACCTAGTTGTATGGAAATTATACAGGAACATTACTAATGACAGTGGCACAAGATGGCAACAACAATATTTTCCAATTGCATTCGCTTTGGTTGAAGGTGGGACGGCTGATGGctggagtttctttctaaaaaACCTACGGTTACACGTTGCTCCTCAATCCAACCTCTGATTGATTTCGAACAGACATCCCTCTATAGAGAGTGTTTACAATAACCTTGATAACGGTTGACAAGAACCCCCTTTGACGTATGTTTATTGCATTAGACATATTGTTCAAAACTTTATGAGGGAGATCATGGATGAGATGCTTCGAAAGAAGATGATTAATGTGACATATGCCTTAAAAGAGCCATCGTTCCAGCACTGTCATGAAGAGATACGGTTGACAAATGCGGATTGATAACATTTCCGTGGAGAAGTGGACCCCAGGCATTTGACAATGGTCAACGATGGGGGCACGTGACAACCCATTTAGTGGAATCAATAAACTCTGTTTTCAAAGGCATCAGAAACCTCCTGATAACCACATTGGTAAGAGCAACCTATTTTAAGTTAGGGTACTATTCGATACCAGGGGTTCAAAATGGAGGTCAGTGTTACAATCGAGGCAATTGTTTAGTGAAAGCTCCATGAAATTTATTCAAGAGGGAACTGCCAAAGCTAACATACATGGCGTTACAGTGTTTGACTCTGTTAAAGGTTGGTTCAGTGTAGAGGAGACAATGGATCATAATGAGGGTAGGCCAAGGTGGTACTATCGCGTCGTACTAGATAGACTCTGGTGCGACTGCGGAAAGTTCCAAGCATTTCGTACACCTTACGCTCACGTCATAACATCATGTGCACATTCTCGCCTGGATCCTAGAAGACACATATCCCCCATTTACAATGCCGAAAACGTCTTAAATGTGTACATCAATCCGTTCTCGGTGGTGGAAAAGGAGGATTATTGGTCTGCCTATCAAGGGGACGTAgtttggtaaattttttgaaactgtggttattttagatttttttttgtttgaaaattgtggttattaaaaaaaatcctaataataattAGTCAGTTATTAAAAGTTAatagaagaatttttttattaataataattattaactaaataaatagtaaataacaaaattttgtttaataataattaaatattaataaatgaaatttcttaattaattttaattttaaggatAAAACTCACTTCAATAACTTAATAAACTTTttacatataaatttttaaataggaGAAGGCTTGACCTATTTTAAACACTAATACGATATTCCCTAATTTTATAAAGTTACtcgaagaaataaaaaaaaaaagttaattttttctcttTGTTAATCTTTCTATGCCGTTTATTTTATAGTCAaacatttcattaaaaaaacataataatatatccaaaagttaaattttttaaccaaaaaaaaactttaaaaaacaaattaaataagaaaattttaaacgaaaaatattatatatatatatatatatatatatatatatatatatatatatatatatatatatatatatatatatatatataaaagatagtgcactgacagtgtaaaataattttacactgtcatccatgccatgttattaagtttttttaaaataaaaaaatgatttaattggatacatgggtggtgattggttgacagtgtaaaactattttacattgtcagtgcatcacccattttttcatatatatatatatatatatatatatatatatatatatatatatatatatatatatatatatatatatatatatatatatatatatatatatatatatatatatatatatatatatatatatccaccatataaaataatattaagttCTTATTTTTGAAGAAATGACAGGTAAGAAAAACAACAAcacaattattattaaaattaattattaaataaataactaaattaattaatttaatttagtaattaaaaaaataagagtGAAACATAAATAATTGAAGATACAACTTAATAACTAATGAATTAATATTTAgcattaaaagtaaaataaaaaacaaaataaattcagcgccaaataaaaaaaaggaaactaaatttatttaatgaaaaattaattaaatgttgGCCCCGGTTAGACTAGGGTTTGGATCTTCTCCTTCAACATTTTTTCTACAACCTTCTCCTTTACATtatgtctctatctctctctaacATTTTCTCcctcttattttatttatcattttttttaattctatctATACAATTGCATGTGTTTTTGTTGAAGGAGAGAGATGGATGgaaggagaggatccattgtAGTTAGACTAACACTAAaagtaaaatagaaaataaaatagttacAGCGCAAAACGAAAAGTAAGAAGAgggaaacaaaataaataaataataataataataacaattaaaacTAAGCATCGGTGTTGTTGCTTCTAATAAATAATACAATTACTTAAGATATTCAAACAATAAATACGTAGCATCAATCAGGCCAacactaacaaaaaaaaaattgaccttAGAGCCAAAATGAAAAAGCTGagagagaaaataaataaataaataagcgtCAGCCAAATCGActctaaaactaataaaaaaacaaatgaattcAGCGCCAAATCAGCACCAAAGGTATTAAGAAAATAATATGGGGCACGTAGCTTCGATTTACCGACGGTCTGAACTCTGATGCTACATTGAAAAATTAGTACCAGTAGGATCTTGATGCCTTTAATACTAATACAACTAGTTATTAGTATTAGATATTTTTAATACATAatctttattttaatatataatatatttatataacaatTAACTCTCACCTTTAAAatgcataatatttatttaatatttaatatttatttaaacaaCAAATTTGAGTTGATGAATTGGTTAAATTGTAAAATTTAAGCTTGAGTAAATTGGTTGAATCATTTGAATTCTTCAAGATTAAATTCTTcaacattaaatttaaaatatataataaataatttattaaaaataatttaacaatttatcaattattttgtttataatgaaataataatatttaatatactaCATTTTagaattctttaaaaaaatattaaatatgaaataaataagtatatttattaaataattattaaatgtcaaTATTTAGAAATGTTCAATCACATTTGCATGGTTGTTGCAAGAATTTATAACAAAACTACAATCCATTTCGATCCAAAGCTTATCATAATTCTTCTCTTTAGCAAATTCTATAGCCATGGTAGCAGCAATAAGTTCAgcattttctggagtttcatcatCTAAAAAGGAGCTGAAGCTTACAATATGGTTGACACCATGGTCTCTCATAATTCCACCACATCCCGCCATTCGAGGATTGCCAGCAGCAGCACCATCCACATTACATTTTATCCATCCCATTAATGGAGGTGACCAAATGACATCCAAAGTTCTAATACTTGCAGTAGATTGTATAGAAATATCAAACTGCTTGAGAAAGGAGAAGTTTGATATGGAACCATTGGACACTCTCTTGGTTGAATTTCCTACAATCTTGGCACGAGCTTTGATTATAGAAACAAAATACTTCCAAGACAAGTTAATCTCTTCAAATCTTGAATTATTTCGAGCATTCAAAATCTGATGAAAAATGCCAACAATACTAGCTTGAATGACTGTCTTGGCTTGAGGAGACCAATTAAGAGATAAAGTCTTTTTGCAATCTTCAATGCTCCTAATCATAAAGTTTAGGTTCATGATGCTGGTTAGCCAATTCCATATGCTGCAAGCATAGTTACAATCAAACAGCAAATGTGTAgcagtttcataagaagaagagcaaaggttACAAATAGATGGAAAGGTTTCATAAGAATATTGATGGCTTCTAAAGTTAAGCAAATTCCATCCCTAATATTCCTGCCACAGACAAAACCTTTTTGCTCAGGAGAGATGGGGATTGGGAGAATAGTAGACAATCTATCAgtcaaaattttagaaattattttaaatttgaagTTAGCTAAAGCAATGGGCCTATATTGGCCAAGGCTATTGGCTTCTTTCACTTTAGGGATAAGCACAAGGGTGTTAGGATTGAAGTTAGGAGATATCCAGCCTTGGTTAAAGAACTGTAACACAACATTTATGACATCAATCTTTATAATGTTCCAgtaattttggtaaaaaaaactCCCCCAAATCCATCTGGACCAGGAGCAGAATCAACTCTAAGATTAAGGACAGCCTAATGAATCTCTTCATTGCTAGGAGTCCTAGTAAGAAGCTCATTAATTTgctcattaaccaagtttggaACGACTAAACTAGGCAGCTGGCTATCCTGAAGAGTATCATCCTTATTAAAGAGGTTTTTAAAATGGTTCACTATATGATTCTCTAATTTTCTTTGATCAGAGACTACTTCATTCTCAATAGTCAAAGCATATATCATATTAGTTTTCCTTCTTATTTTAGAGTAGGTGTGAAAGAACTTGGTATTCCTGTCTCCATTAATTTGCCATTTAATTCTGGATTTCTCCTTCCAGAATTCCTCTTCAATGCTCAAAGCTACCTACAGATCATGCTGGGCTTTGGCTTCCTTATCCTGAAGATCATCATTGTACCCATTAATGCCTATATCCCTTTGAATGTCCTTTAAGGTGTTCTCAGCATTGTTGACATTAAGATTTATATTGCAAAAATGGTTTTTGTTCTAATCCTTGAGTTTAGCTTTAAGCAACTTAAGTTTCCTATCCAAAACAAACATAGGGCAGCCAAAGACATCAGTTTTCCAAACATCCTCAATAATTTTATAGCAATCCTCCTTCAAAGTCCACATAGCAAGAAACTTGAACTGGGATTTAAAATTGATCTTATCTAAAATTATGGTGTAAAGTAAAGGGTAATGGTTAGACTTAATCTTAGGAAGAGTATGAAATACCACATGCTTACACAAGTCTAAAAGATTCAGGTTACAAATAGTTCTATTTAGCCTTTTCTCAGTTCTAAGCCTACCTCTTCTATCATTGCACCAAGTAAAAGGATTCCCCAATGTAGGAAGATGAATAAGATTGTTATTATTAATCCATTTAAAGAATTCAGCAATAGGAATCTTAGATGGAGTATGGCTACCTTTATATTCCTCTGTACTTATAATAGCATTAAAATCCCCAGTATATGACCAAGGGATATTAGGGATTGTGATATTAGTAAGCTTAAACCAAAGGTTTCTTCTACTAATGTAGTTAGTGGAAGCATACGCAACATAAAAATCAAACTCAATACCATTATGATTAATTTTAAAAGTCACATGTTGATCATCAGAGTCAATCAAGACAGGATCCAAATTGATGTTACAAAACACCACCGATTAGGCAATAGGTTATTTCTATTATTAGAGGCAAAAAGTTTAAGATCACACCTGGATATCCATCTTTTAGTGAAGGAATCAAAGTTCATTCAAGGTTCTGCAATGAAGACAAAATCTGGAGAATTTTTGATGATTAGCTTCTTGAGTGCAGCTCTAGAAGCATTATTTGTTATTCCTCTAATGTTCCAATAGAGGCAATTCATTATTGAAGATTAGGTTGACTAGACACACGCCTAGTATGAGCAAGAGTAAGAGCTTTTTTACCTTTCCTTCTCTTGGATGTAACTAATTTTAAATCCTTTTCCTGGAAAAGATCCacaccattatcatcctctttATCTTTTTCAGCCATGTTTGCCCAAGAGTCCATGAGAAAGTTGGTGATTTGTTTTTTATGTGCTTTATCAATTTGTGTCTCTGGTATCTTCTCCTCCACTTGAGTTGCATCAATATACTCACTGTCTGAGATTCCTTCATCCTCAGGAGAAGGTCTAGTGACAAAATTAACAACTGCAGAGATTTTAACAAAATTGCATTTTGGGTATGCTTAGGATCAAATGTTTCTCCCTCATTGTAGTTACGATCTTCATTAGTTTTGTCCACTTCAGGTTCCTTATCCACATTCTCCTAATTTGAAGTTTAAGTATCCACCACCTCAATCACCTTTTAACCTTTTGAATCTCcacctttcttgtgtttttttatCACCCTCTTCTCCTTTTAAAACTGTTTCCTTCCTTTTGCAAGAGGAGACGTTGTGTCCAATGCACGAGTAGAAGGAACAAAACTCAGGAACTTTCTCATACTCAATTTCCACAAAGAATGTGAAGCCCACCCTTTCAACCATAAGTTTATAAACAAATTCCTTAGTTAGATCTAGATCTACTAAGACCCTGACAAAATGTCCAAAAGGTCTTTAAAAAACAGACTTGTTTGAAGCAGAATCGATGCAAATAGGTGTTCCAATGCTACTTGCAATAGCAAAAACTATTCTTGTTCTCCAATATTCTTGAGAAAGCCCATGGATTCAGATCCAAACCTGTGCAGATGTTTGTTTCAGAGTCGAAGGAATGAAGTCTTTAGTCCATGGGAAAAGCTTCAGGACTCCCTGTGGTATGGACCAAGCACTCACTGACCTAACTCTCTGAGCATCCTCCAACGATGAGAAGACAAACTCATAGAAGCCTTTTCCTAGAGATGTTATTCCCCATTTTCCGATCGACGGCCAGAGCTCCAAAAGTTTAGTTGTTAAGTTTGTCACTGTCAACGGAACCACCCATTTTTACCATATGACTCTTCCATGGAGGTTGTGCTTACAAGCCTCCACTCTAAGTTTGTACTCATATTCAGGGATGATGATTGCCAATCTATCACCTTTAAGACACGGAGTAGGGAACTGACTTAAAGGAATATCACAGACATTGTTTGAAACCACAGATGCAAAGGATTTCCCTCGACTGTGAtcagttttgtttttcatttctgaAGGATTATTAGATACTTTCAATTGCACAATTTCTTATGGGAAGAGAACATCTACATCCATAGCGAAGAGATGAGTCGCGTTGCTACCACCGTGAAAAAGCCGTTAACGGTCATGATTATATGAAGACTGCATTTTATTCCTTTAGTAAATATTTATTACTTAATAAGTATTTATTACTCCATGGAGGCAATTCATTGTTGAAGATTAGGTTGACTAGACACATGCCTTGAACAATAAGGTTTGGGGGAGGGAGAGAATGAAGGAAATGAAAGTACTATAGAgagattttttttgtataaagTGTTATACTGTGTATTGTCATTTACTTATGGAACATTGAGCACGAACCAATCTTCGATGTTTCTCTATGGTCTCTTTACCGTTTGGAGTAATATATGTATAGTCCAAATTGAGAATAAGAGGATTgcagttgtgaagaaaatgagacTATAAATGAATATAATCATGATTGATGAAATGGAAAACTAACCATATCAATTATGAAGAAAATGGGGCTACAAAGATGAATGCGAAATATAAAATCTAAAATATCCAACactcttatttttttaaaacaaaaataagagaTATCATTTAACAAAAAGAGAACAATACAACACAAGGGGGGACCGAACCAAGACCCCTTAATGACAAAGCCTAAGCATAGGGGTACCATCCTTGTCTAGCAAGTAATCTCTAATGATATCGTTATGAACATAGTAGTAAAAAGAGGTAGTTTTGGCTTTTAAACCAATGCTAGCCAATGAGTCCGCACAAAAATTGGCCTCCCTATAACTATGGGATATCCGAAAATCAATGCTAAGAGTATAATCCCAACACGAGAGCCAATGAGATCGAATCCTCCAAGGCACCAGAGCATGGTTGTTGCAAGCATTCACAACAAAACTACAATTCGTTTCAACCTATATCTtatcaaaattcttttctttAGCCAATTCAAGAGCCGTGATAAGAGCAATGAACTCAGCCGTTTCAGCAGATTCCTCAGCTAGATAAGAGCTAAAACTAACAATATGATTAACATTGTGGTCTCTAAAGATCCTACCACAAGCAGCAAGGCTTGGAGATCCCTTGGCAACACCATCCACATTGCATTTGATCCATCCCGAGAGAGGAGGAGACCAAATGACATCTAAAGTTATAGCAAAATTGcttggttgaatatttatgtcAAACTGTTTGAGAAGAGAAAAGCTTGGCATAGATCCATTGGAAGCTCTCTTGTTATGATTTCCCACAACCTTCGCATAGGCCTTTATCTTGGAAGCACAAGATTTCCATgatatgattttatctttgaatCTGGCCTGGTTTATTGCATTCCAGACATGATGAATTATGCCAACAATGCTAGCATGAATAACAGCCTTTGCTTGAGGGGACCGGTTTAGGGAGATAGTCTTTTTGCAGTCCTCTATACTTAGGATACTGAAATTCACATTGATGATACTAGAAAACCAATTCCAGATGTTGTTAGCATATTTACAGTCAAAGAAGAAGTGATTAGAAGTTTCACTACAAGTAGAGCAGAGGGTACACAATGATGGAAACAAGAACCCTCGAGTTTGCAAGTTATCATCAGTAGGAATCTTGTTGTGCATTAATCTCCAAACTGTCATAGAGTGAGAAGGAGGAGAATCTTTATCCCAAGGAAAGGACTTCCAAGTAGAGTTAGAACTAGGCTGAGTGACCAAATTATAAGCTTCTTTCAAAGTTAAAATGCCACTGATGGAATTTTTCCAAGCAAAGAGATCCTGAACCTCAACTGCAGGAACTGAATAAGCAGAAACTATGCCAAGAAGGGAGGGAATAGCTACTTGAATATTGTTGTGGATCTGCCAAGAATTCTCCCACCAGTCACACTGACTTTAGAGGTGAGGCCATGgtgaattttttttggaattttgagcTTGCTAGCCAGAGGCTCACCAGTCCAATTATCCAACCAAAAGTTGATACTCTTGCCATTTCCAATACTCCAAATTCAATTTTCCACCATTGTGGAATGAGCACCTTTAATTCCATTCCAAATAGAGGACTTTATGGCATAACTGATTATTCTTCCATTTCTTTTCAGCCTCTCCTTCAGAAGTTTGGACAAGTTTTGATTCTCATTTAAGAACTTCCAGCAAAGATGAAGTTTGGTAGCTTTGTTGTAAGCTTTGATGGAGAGAATACCTAAGCCCGCTTCCTGCATTTTCCTGCAACAGGTTTTCCAAGCAACAGTTACTAATTTCTTTTTGTCTAAGCTACCACTCCAAAT
Encoded proteins:
- the LOC131657720 gene encoding uncharacterized protein LOC131657720, with the translated sequence MARVSTFGWIIGLIHNNIQVAIPSLLGIVSAYSVPAVEVQDLFAWKNSISGILTLKEAYNLVTQPSSNSTWKSFPWDKDSPPSHSMTVWRLMHNKIPTDDNLQTRGFLFPSLCTLCSTCSETSNHFFFDCKYANNIWNWFSSIINVNFSILSIEDCKKTISLNRSPQAKAVIHASIVGIIHHVWNAINQARFKDKIISWKSCASKIKAYAKVVGNHNKRASNGSMPSFSLLKQFDINIQPSNFAITLDVIWSPPLSGWIKCNVDGVAKGSPSLAACGRIFRDHNVNHIVSFSSYLAEESAETAEFIALITALELAKEKNFDKI